A genomic segment from Nodularia sphaerocarpa UHCC 0038 encodes:
- a CDS encoding DUF4040 domain-containing protein, with protein sequence MNDNSYVYIITALLPLSALMLVLQVNPYNALVIQGILGAVAALVFAVLGAADVALTQALMGTLLGITLYAIAVRSSLVMRLGVLQEDLSQANDNSLGYFEQLMANFRKIFGKYYMRLELIPYTNTQALHRALMDKEVHATCVRRSPSQDDVQDLPASEEEKQLYHTATRVRRIYDIMQTDLLLPQTILTYVNTPESEEKHL encoded by the coding sequence ATGAATGATAATAGTTATGTGTATATAATCACCGCCTTGCTGCCGTTATCCGCGTTGATGTTGGTACTTCAGGTCAATCCATACAATGCCCTGGTAATTCAGGGAATACTGGGCGCTGTGGCGGCATTGGTATTTGCCGTTTTAGGGGCGGCGGATGTGGCTTTGACCCAAGCATTAATGGGGACTTTGCTGGGGATTACGCTGTATGCGATCGCCGTCCGTTCTTCCCTAGTCATGCGTCTGGGTGTGCTTCAAGAGGACTTGAGCCAGGCAAATGACAATTCTCTAGGCTATTTTGAGCAACTGATGGCTAACTTCCGCAAAATTTTTGGCAAATACTATATGCGTCTGGAGTTAATCCCTTACACCAATACGCAGGCTTTGCACCGGGCGCTGATGGATAAAGAAGTCCATGCAACTTGTGTCAGGCGATCGCCATCCCAAGACGATGTTCAAGACCTCCCAGCCAGTGAAGAGGAAAAGCAACTCTATCACACCGCCACCAGAGTTCGACGCATTTATGACATCATGCAAACCGACCTTTTATTACCACAAACAATATTAACATACGTAAATACACCAGAGTCAGAGGAGAAACATCTATGA
- a CDS encoding monovalent cation/H(+) antiporter subunit G: MIDLLSYSCLCLGIFFWFWGTFPLLGNRSVLFKLHSLSVADTLGSMSIVIGLLLKIPSEWPLLVLGIISLAIWNTVLGYVLAYCSSPNDRHE; encoded by the coding sequence ATGATTGACTTGTTGAGTTATAGCTGCTTATGCTTAGGAATCTTCTTCTGGTTTTGGGGAACTTTTCCCCTCCTCGGTAATCGCTCGGTATTATTCAAGCTGCATAGTCTTTCAGTTGCAGATACCCTCGGTTCCATGAGTATCGTTATCGGGTTACTCCTGAAGATCCCCAGTGAATGGCCGTTGCTCGTTCTCGGCATCATCTCCTTGGCAATCTGGAATACAGTGCTGGGTTATGTGTTGGCATATTGTTCTAGTCCCAATGATCGCCATGAATGA
- a CDS encoding Na+/H+ antiporter subunit E, whose product MIGHLNLILRLTIWFLLTSDVSLANIIIGVSVALLLPGRQKVPEALRDWLRVLGEVIVAIPQAYIEAFEIIFRPHKHEDVIMERVKPQRTPGLIFLDIFLITFTPKTIVLKYHEQGLYEVHRVTRRRKKA is encoded by the coding sequence ATGATTGGACATCTGAATCTGATATTACGACTGACTATTTGGTTTTTGCTCACCTCTGATGTGAGTCTGGCTAATATCATTATTGGTGTCAGCGTCGCACTTCTATTACCCGGTCGTCAAAAAGTCCCGGAAGCCTTAAGGGATTGGTTACGTGTGCTGGGTGAGGTGATAGTTGCCATTCCCCAGGCGTATATTGAGGCATTTGAAATCATTTTCCGTCCCCATAAACACGAAGATGTAATCATGGAACGAGTTAAACCTCAACGCACGCCAGGGCTGATATTCCTGGATATATTCTTGATTACCTTTACGCCCAAGACCATTGTTTTGAAATACCACGAACAGGGTTTGTACGAAGTACACCGGGTGACACGGAGGAGGAAAAAAGCGTGA
- a CDS encoding cation:proton antiporter, producing the protein MNNITIAWIALPLFLGFVIYLLPKIDRYLALSVAVVSAGYALSLFFTQSPLTLNLLDNFGVTLVVDQLSGYFILTNALITAAVILYCWRTDKTAFFYTQIIILHGSVNAAFASADFISLYVALEVIGIAAFLLIAYSRTNRSIWVALRYMFVSNTAMLFYLVGAVLVYQENRSFAFTGLANAPKEAIALIFVGLLTKGGIFVSGLWLPLTHSESETPVSALLSGIVVKTGVFPLVRCALLVPEVDPIIRIFGVATAFLGVFYALFEKDTKRLLALSSISQLGWLLVAPGVAGFYALGHGLAKSTLFLIAGNLPSRNFKELQNQPINHALWIALVMGSLSISGFPLLVGFGAKMLTLKNVLPWQVIFMNIGAVGTAIVYAKFIFLPHGKGKDVKPGFWLPIILLLSALIISSCLYYEAYTVANITKALAIIGFGWLTHFLIFQRLVINLPRVLEQFEHLIGVMSLMLLLLLGMVLA; encoded by the coding sequence ATGAATAACATTACTATTGCATGGATCGCATTACCGTTGTTTTTGGGATTCGTTATTTATCTGCTTCCCAAAATTGATCGATACCTCGCCCTGAGTGTAGCTGTGGTTTCGGCTGGATATGCGTTGTCGCTATTTTTCACTCAGTCGCCGTTGACACTAAATTTACTGGATAATTTCGGTGTCACCTTAGTAGTTGATCAATTGAGTGGCTACTTTATATTGACAAATGCGCTGATAACGGCTGCGGTCATCCTCTACTGTTGGCGCACTGATAAGACCGCTTTCTTTTATACACAAATTATTATTTTGCATGGCAGCGTCAATGCCGCTTTTGCCTCTGCGGATTTCATCAGTTTATATGTGGCGTTAGAGGTAATTGGGATTGCGGCGTTTCTCTTGATTGCCTATTCCCGAACCAATCGGTCGATTTGGGTGGCCTTGCGTTATATGTTCGTCAGTAACACGGCAATGCTGTTTTATCTGGTGGGGGCGGTGTTGGTTTATCAGGAAAATCGTTCTTTTGCTTTTACAGGTTTGGCTAATGCACCGAAGGAGGCGATCGCCTTAATATTTGTCGGACTCTTGACAAAAGGGGGAATCTTTGTATCAGGGTTGTGGCTACCCTTGACACACTCCGAATCAGAAACGCCAGTCTCCGCCTTACTATCCGGTATTGTTGTCAAAACTGGTGTATTTCCCTTGGTACGCTGTGCTTTGCTTGTGCCGGAGGTTGATCCCATCATCAGGATATTTGGAGTCGCCACAGCGTTTCTGGGCGTATTTTATGCCTTATTTGAAAAGGATACGAAGCGTTTGCTGGCCTTGAGTAGTATTTCTCAGCTAGGCTGGCTTCTCGTTGCACCGGGGGTAGCAGGTTTTTATGCCTTGGGACACGGACTGGCAAAATCAACGCTTTTCCTGATTGCAGGTAACTTACCCAGCCGAAACTTCAAAGAACTGCAAAATCAGCCGATAAATCATGCGCTGTGGATTGCCCTTGTCATGGGTAGTCTTTCAATATCGGGTTTTCCCTTGCTAGTTGGCTTTGGGGCGAAGATGTTGACGCTGAAAAATGTACTTCCTTGGCAAGTTATTTTCATGAATATTGGGGCGGTAGGAACCGCAATCGTCTATGCCAAATTCATCTTTCTGCCCCACGGAAAAGGCAAGGATGTCAAACCGGGTTTTTGGCTACCAATCATACTATTACTCAGTGCGCTGATTATTTCAAGTTGCCTTTACTACGAGGCGTATACTGTGGCAAATATCACGAAAGCACTGGCCATTATTGGCTTTGGCTGGTTGACGCATTTTTTAATTTTTCAACGGTTAGTGATCAATTTACCCCGTGTACTTGAGCAATTTGAGCATCTGATTGGGGTGATGAGTTTGATGTTGCTTTTGCTCTTAGGGATGGTATTAGCATGA
- a CDS encoding NADH-quinone oxidoreductase subunit K, with product MLEAYIFATILCGFFGIILKKNLVMKIISMDVMSTGVIAYYVLISSRNGFFTPIVVNGENRAYADPVPQAVILTAIVIGFSIQALMLVGVMKLARDNPTLESNEIEKNNTP from the coding sequence GTGTTAGAAGCATACATATTCGCAACAATATTGTGCGGATTTTTTGGCATTATTCTGAAAAAAAACCTGGTGATGAAGATCATCTCAATGGATGTGATGAGTACCGGGGTGATCGCCTATTACGTGCTGATTTCATCACGAAATGGCTTTTTTACTCCCATTGTCGTCAACGGAGAAAATCGCGCTTATGCTGATCCGGTTCCCCAAGCGGTGATATTGACGGCAATTGTGATCGGATTTTCGATTCAGGCTTTAATGCTAGTTGGTGTCATGAAGCTAGCACGGGATAATCCGACTTTGGAAAGCAACGAGATTGAGAAAAATAACACGCCATGA
- a CDS encoding cation:proton antiporter — translation MIFSESIVNIVSQNSLLATTNEAENAPIVLAGVLLSLIVIYLASKIGGELSKMIDLPPVLGELLGGVIVGASALNLVVFPDSGAAASDSTIMTILQFINEISPEAVISIFQSQSEIISVLAELGVIILLFEIGLESDLKELQKVGYQAVVVACVGVAVPFAAGTTGLMLLFHVPVIPAIFAGAALTATSIGITSKVLSEIGQLKSREGQIIVGAAVIDDILGIIVLAVVASLAKTGEVDILNVIYLIVSATVFLVGAILLGKYFNQTFVAIANKLQTRGNLIIPALIFAFFMAFLGNAIHLEAILGAFAAGLVLDETDKRKELDEQVKPIADILVPVFFVTVGAKVDLGVLNPFVLENREGLIIATFLIVVAIIGKIVTGWAVFGSVKINRLAVGAGMIPRGEVGLVFAGIGAASGTLDKPLQAAIIIMVILTTFLAPPLLRFAFKQSPAEKESLDKPNLIG, via the coding sequence ATGATTTTTTCAGAATCAATAGTTAACATAGTCTCGCAAAATTCTTTACTGGCAACCACAAACGAAGCCGAAAATGCCCCCATAGTCTTAGCTGGTGTATTACTCAGTTTAATAGTCATTTATCTAGCCAGTAAAATTGGCGGTGAATTGTCTAAAATGATCGACTTACCTCCCGTCTTAGGTGAGTTACTGGGTGGGGTAATCGTAGGTGCTTCAGCACTAAACTTGGTGGTGTTTCCTGACAGTGGTGCAGCAGCTTCAGACTCCACCATTATGACTATCTTGCAATTTATTAACGAAATCAGTCCCGAAGCAGTCATATCAATTTTTCAAAGCCAGAGTGAAATCATTTCCGTTCTCGCCGAACTAGGTGTAATTATTCTGTTATTTGAAATTGGGCTAGAATCAGACTTAAAAGAATTGCAGAAAGTCGGTTATCAAGCGGTAGTTGTCGCTTGTGTGGGGGTAGCTGTTCCTTTTGCGGCTGGTACTACAGGATTGATGTTGCTCTTTCATGTCCCAGTCATTCCGGCAATTTTTGCTGGTGCGGCACTGACAGCTACTAGTATTGGTATTACCTCCAAAGTTTTGTCAGAAATTGGGCAGTTAAAATCTCGTGAAGGTCAAATTATTGTCGGTGCAGCAGTCATTGATGACATTTTAGGCATCATTGTATTGGCAGTAGTTGCGAGTTTGGCTAAAACTGGTGAAGTTGATATTTTAAACGTAATTTATCTGATTGTTAGTGCTACAGTCTTTCTCGTTGGGGCGATTTTATTAGGCAAATATTTCAATCAGACTTTTGTCGCCATTGCTAATAAATTGCAAACACGAGGAAACTTAATTATCCCGGCTTTAATCTTTGCCTTTTTCATGGCATTTTTGGGTAATGCCATTCATTTAGAAGCTATCTTAGGCGCATTTGCGGCTGGTTTGGTTTTGGATGAAACCGATAAACGCAAAGAACTAGATGAGCAGGTTAAACCCATCGCTGACATTTTAGTTCCAGTTTTCTTTGTGACAGTGGGCGCGAAAGTTGATTTAGGTGTTCTGAATCCTTTCGTTCTAGAAAATCGCGAAGGATTAATTATTGCTACCTTTTTAATTGTTGTAGCGATTATCGGCAAAATTGTCACAGGTTGGGCAGTTTTCGGCTCAGTTAAAATTAACCGTTTAGCGGTTGGTGCAGGGATGATTCCCCGTGGTGAAGTTGGCTTAGTGTTTGCAGGAATTGGAGCAGCTAGTGGTACTCTTGATAAACCATTACAAGCGGCGATCATTATTATGGTGATTTTGACAACCTTCTTAGCACCGCCTTTATTGCGGTTTGCATTTAAACAATCGCCAGCAGAAAAAGAATCTTTAGACAAACCCAATTTAATAGGCTAA
- a CDS encoding SulP family inorganic anion transporter, whose amino-acid sequence MKLTNTIHFRNLQGDLFGGLTAAIVSLPLALAFGVASGAGPVAGLYGAVCVGFFAALFGGTPTLISEPTGPMTVVMTAVISSMIAKNPENGMAMAFTVVMLAGIFQILLGVFKLGKYITLMPYSVISGFMSGIGVILILLQIGPFLGQTNPKGGVLGLVQNLPDLFTKINPVETALGAMTLAIIFLMPSKLKRVVPPQLVALVLVTIVSLVVFKDAEIRRIGVIPMGLPTLQIPTFETSQIMVMLVDGAMLGMLGCIDTLLTAVIADSLTRTEHKSDKELIGQGIGNLISGLCGGLPGAGATMGTVVNIQTGARTAVSGLTRALILLVVVLWAAGLTQPIPMAVLAGIALKVGIDILDWSFLQRAHKVSLKGALIMYGVMFLTVFVDLIVAVGVGVFIANILTIERLSQLQSQDVKTITDADDAIVLNDEEKQLLDQANGRVLLFYLSGPMIFGVSKAIAREHSAMVDSDVLIVDLSDVPMLGVTASLAIENAIKDASEQGRHVLIVGASGKIKRRLDKFGIERFVPSHHFFVNRSEALKQALTLVNPASLSANLSATSEYGSTASDPDTYGYQS is encoded by the coding sequence ATGAAATTAACTAATACGATCCATTTTAGAAACTTACAAGGCGATTTATTCGGTGGTCTGACTGCGGCGATCGTTTCCTTACCTCTAGCCTTGGCATTTGGTGTCGCCTCCGGTGCTGGCCCTGTAGCTGGTCTTTATGGTGCAGTTTGCGTCGGCTTTTTCGCCGCCCTATTTGGTGGGACACCAACCCTGATTTCTGAACCTACCGGGCCAATGACCGTAGTCATGACTGCTGTGATCAGTTCCATGATCGCCAAAAATCCAGAAAACGGCATGGCAATGGCATTTACAGTAGTGATGCTAGCCGGAATATTTCAAATTTTGTTGGGAGTATTCAAGCTGGGTAAATATATTACCCTCATGCCCTACAGCGTAATTTCTGGTTTCATGTCTGGCATTGGAGTCATCCTAATTCTGCTGCAAATTGGTCCTTTTCTGGGTCAAACCAATCCTAAAGGTGGCGTACTAGGATTGGTGCAAAATTTACCCGATCTGTTCACAAAGATTAATCCTGTGGAAACAGCTTTGGGAGCAATGACTTTGGCAATTATTTTCTTAATGCCATCTAAACTCAAGCGCGTTGTACCACCACAGTTAGTGGCATTAGTATTAGTAACAATAGTTTCTCTGGTAGTTTTCAAAGATGCTGAAATCAGACGAATTGGCGTAATCCCAATGGGACTGCCAACATTGCAAATACCTACCTTTGAGACATCTCAAATCATGGTGATGCTTGTTGATGGGGCAATGTTGGGGATGTTGGGTTGTATTGATACCTTGTTAACGGCAGTAATTGCAGATAGTTTGACTCGCACAGAACACAAGTCTGATAAAGAATTAATTGGTCAAGGTATCGGTAACTTAATCTCTGGTTTATGTGGTGGACTTCCTGGTGCTGGTGCAACGATGGGAACGGTAGTTAACATCCAGACTGGTGCGAGAACGGCTGTATCTGGTTTGACTCGTGCTTTAATTTTATTGGTTGTAGTGTTGTGGGCGGCTGGTTTAACTCAACCTATACCAATGGCAGTATTGGCGGGTATTGCTTTAAAAGTGGGGATTGATATTCTCGACTGGAGCTTTTTGCAACGCGCTCATAAAGTATCCCTGAAAGGTGCGTTGATTATGTACGGTGTGATGTTCTTAACCGTATTTGTTGACTTGATTGTGGCTGTGGGCGTGGGAGTTTTCATTGCCAATATCTTAACTATTGAACGTCTTTCTCAGTTACAATCTCAGGATGTGAAGACCATTACCGATGCGGATGATGCCATTGTTTTGAATGATGAAGAGAAGCAATTACTTGATCAAGCTAATGGACGTGTTCTATTATTCTACTTGAGTGGACCGATGATCTTTGGAGTTTCCAAGGCGATCGCTCGTGAACATTCAGCAATGGTAGACTCTGATGTGCTAATAGTTGATTTAAGCGATGTCCCCATGTTAGGCGTGACTGCATCCTTAGCAATTGAAAACGCCATCAAAGATGCTAGTGAACAAGGTCGTCATGTATTAATTGTCGGTGCATCCGGCAAAATTAAACGGCGCTTAGACAAATTTGGCATTGAAAGATTTGTACCTTCACATCATTTCTTTGTGAATCGTTCAGAAGCACTTAAACAAGCTTTAACTTTAGTTAATCCTGCGTCCCTCAGTGCAAATCTTTCTGCTACTAGTGAATATGGCTCCACAGCCAGTGATCCTGATACCTACGGATATCAAAGTTAA
- a CDS encoding pentapeptide repeat-containing protein — translation MSAYKTDKFWRWLIAITLVLVLTLTLMVFALSYLEELTVDQRIQYRNHVLTASAIIFLGLTVLINAYYSAKRADATHKNALAVEKSNEISIQNAQHSQDNLIVESFMGAITQLGHEKIETRTGAIYILERVAQDFPKEHWTIMEILTAFVRENAPIQTKEEQQRLEDVQPIYFGRPKMRARRTQKEEMNTGEVIPKIRRDIQAALTVIGRRNSLLEAENQKLDLRNTDLRRADLLEANLERADLRGSNLCGADLRGSYLCEANLDNAQLTGSILYAANLLKANLNRANLCWANLNNANLCGANLRGANLLGASLRAANLSGANLYKANLQQAILKVANLSGAKLFLANLQWAKLGKANLQFAGLIGANLQGANLNGANLNGANLNAAKLQQTEIIFADLTEASFAEADLDRANLMGSDLNRASLYQANLSDANLMGANLSDANLCDVKLEGAILTGAKNVQLQQIIMALGDRTTRLPDYLEAPVNWRQSG, via the coding sequence ATGTCTGCTTATAAGACAGACAAATTCTGGCGTTGGTTGATAGCCATAACACTTGTATTGGTGCTTACACTGACTCTGATGGTTTTTGCATTGTCCTACCTTGAGGAATTGACAGTTGATCAACGAATACAATATAGAAATCATGTATTAACAGCCAGTGCGATCATTTTTCTGGGATTGACAGTGTTGATTAATGCTTACTATTCTGCAAAGCGTGCGGACGCTACGCACAAAAATGCCTTGGCGGTGGAAAAAAGCAACGAAATTAGCATTCAAAATGCCCAACACAGTCAAGACAACCTGATTGTAGAAAGCTTTATGGGGGCAATTACCCAGCTTGGGCATGAAAAAATTGAAACCCGAACAGGTGCAATTTACATTTTAGAAAGAGTTGCACAGGATTTTCCCAAAGAACACTGGACAATCATGGAAATCCTCACTGCTTTTGTTCGGGAAAATGCTCCCATTCAGACAAAAGAAGAGCAACAAAGGCTCGAAGATGTACAGCCAATATACTTTGGTAGACCGAAAATGCGGGCGCGTCGGACACAAAAGGAGGAAATGAACACCGGCGAAGTCATACCAAAAATTCGTCGAGACATTCAAGCCGCCTTGACTGTCATCGGAAGGCGTAATTCGCTCTTAGAAGCGGAAAATCAAAAACTGGATTTACGTAATACAGACCTCCGGCGAGCCGATTTGCTCGAAGCCAACCTAGAAAGAGCCGATTTGCGAGGTTCTAACCTTTGTGGAGCGGATTTGCGCGGTTCTTACCTGTGTGAGGCTAATCTCGACAACGCTCAACTAACAGGTTCTATTCTTTATGCAGCCAACCTGCTCAAAGCGAATCTGAATCGAGCCAACCTCTGTTGGGCTAACCTGAACAACGCTAACCTGTGTGGGGCAAATTTACGCGGAGCCAACCTTTTGGGCGCAAGTCTGCGTGCTGCTAACCTCTCTGGGGCTAACCTTTATAAAGCCAATTTGCAACAGGCGATATTAAAAGTTGCTAACCTCTCTGGCGCGAAGTTGTTTTTAGCTAACTTGCAATGGGCGAAACTGGGTAAAGCCAATCTGCAATTTGCAGGTTTAATTGGAGCCAACCTCCAAGGGGCTAACCTGAATGGGGCTAACTTGAATGGGGCGAACCTGAATGCTGCGAAATTGCAACAAACAGAAATCATTTTTGCTGACCTCACCGAAGCCAGTTTTGCGGAAGCTGACTTAGATAGAGCCAATTTGATGGGTTCAGACCTAAATAGGGCTAGTCTTTATCAAGCTAACCTTTCGGATGCTAACCTCATGGGAGCTAACCTCTCGGATGCTAATCTCTGTGATGTCAAACTGGAAGGAGCTATTTTGACAGGGGCAAAAAATGTCCAATTACAACAGATTATTATGGCGCTGGGCGATCGCACGACGCGTCTACCTGATTATTTGGAAGCTCCAGTCAATTGGCGGCAATCTGGCTAA
- a CDS encoding pentapeptide repeat-containing protein, protein MLMAIINTYLAFKQQLTSNQISFKKILPGIVVSQEKTLRITFNTLQNYLLAVTKHPNQEKMADRLAVIYDLEEFSQNYPQYHWEVMELLTNFVQNQAAQINRSPTIPPDIQVALTVIGRRDTNQDESEEQLDLSHTDMRGANLNQANLEQTNLYQVNLSEANLCGANLSGAILTAANLSGANLCGANLCGAILSAANLSGANLVGANLQQANLYLANLQEASLTDAILKGANLREANFG, encoded by the coding sequence ATGTTGATGGCAATTATTAATACTTACCTAGCATTCAAGCAACAGTTAACAAGTAATCAGATATCATTTAAAAAAATCCTTCCTGGGATAGTTGTTAGTCAAGAAAAAACATTAAGAATTACATTTAACACGCTGCAAAATTATTTATTGGCAGTTACAAAACATCCAAATCAGGAAAAAATGGCGGACAGACTGGCAGTAATTTATGATTTAGAGGAATTTTCTCAAAATTATCCGCAATATCATTGGGAAGTCATGGAACTTTTGACTAATTTTGTGCAAAATCAGGCTGCACAGATCAATCGATCACCAACAATTCCTCCAGATATTCAAGTCGCCCTGACGGTAATTGGGAGAAGGGATACTAATCAAGACGAGTCAGAGGAACAACTAGATTTGAGCCACACAGATATGAGAGGGGCTAATCTGAATCAAGCAAATTTAGAACAGACAAATCTCTATCAAGTTAATCTCTCTGAAGCTAACCTTTGTGGGGCTAACCTTTCCGGCGCAATTCTCACTGCTGCGAATCTGTCTGGGGCTAATCTTTGTGGGGCTAACCTCTGTGGCGCGATTCTCAGTGCGGCTAATCTGTCTGGGGCGAATCTGGTGGGGGCTAATTTGCAGCAGGCTAACTTATATCTAGCAAATCTACAGGAAGCGTCTCTGACTGATGCCATACTCAAAGGAGCCAATCTCCGAGAAGCCAATTTTGGATAA
- a CDS encoding FAD-dependent oxidoreductase: MNQKNSLSIQTSKNIQPKIKDLVLIGGGHSHAIVLEMFGINPLLGVRLTLISPDPDTPYSGMLPGHIAGFYRHEECHIDLQKLANFAQAQLYLDSAIKLDLKNHKVICANLPAVNFDVLSIDIGSTPATISVSGATEYAIAAKPVPILLQHWYQLLKRVANNPQEPISIAIVGGGAGGVELALSMQTHLHQILQQNQQPIQNLTVHLFQRHETLLSNYHHSVQDQFQQILMKRGINLHLGETVCQIAPLHSTLANRETKEIFEIKCESGLLVECDQIFWVTQASAPQWLKTTGLGTDDQGFILVEDTLQSQTHPEVFAAGDIATMVNYPRPKAGVFAVRQGKPLFENLQRTLLGQPLKPYKPQEQYLSLIGTGDKRAIASKGSVTTPPHQLLWCWKDWIDRRFMARFRFGEGIRDANRW, from the coding sequence ATGAATCAAAAAAATAGTCTTAGTATACAGACGTCAAAAAATATCCAGCCTAAAATCAAAGATTTAGTATTAATTGGTGGCGGACATAGCCATGCCATTGTCTTGGAAATGTTCGGCATTAATCCTTTACTAGGAGTACGTTTGACATTAATTAGCCCAGACCCAGATACACCCTACTCTGGGATGTTACCAGGACATATTGCGGGATTTTATAGACATGAAGAATGCCACATTGATTTACAAAAATTGGCTAACTTCGCTCAAGCACAGTTATATCTTGATAGCGCAATAAAACTGGATTTGAAAAACCACAAAGTCATTTGTGCTAACCTTCCAGCCGTAAACTTTGATGTCTTGTCTATTGATATTGGCAGCACTCCAGCCACCATATCTGTATCGGGAGCGACCGAATATGCAATTGCAGCTAAACCAGTGCCAATATTATTGCAACATTGGTATCAGCTACTAAAACGTGTAGCCAATAATCCCCAAGAACCTATTAGTATCGCCATTGTGGGTGGTGGTGCTGGCGGTGTGGAGTTAGCGCTATCGATGCAAACTCATTTACATCAGATTTTGCAACAAAATCAGCAACCAATTCAAAATCTGACAGTTCATTTATTCCAGCGTCATGAAACACTGTTGTCTAATTACCATCATTCAGTTCAGGATCAATTTCAGCAGATTTTAATGAAGCGCGGTATCAATTTGCATCTTGGAGAAACTGTCTGTCAAATTGCACCACTGCATAGCACATTAGCTAATAGAGAAACTAAAGAAATCTTTGAGATTAAATGTGAATCTGGGTTATTGGTAGAGTGTGATCAAATTTTTTGGGTAACGCAAGCATCTGCACCCCAATGGTTAAAAACCACAGGACTGGGTACTGATGACCAAGGATTTATCTTGGTGGAAGATACATTACAATCTCAAACTCACCCAGAGGTATTTGCTGCGGGTGATATTGCGACAATGGTAAATTATCCTCGTCCTAAAGCTGGGGTGTTTGCTGTGCGCCAAGGTAAGCCATTGTTTGAAAATTTACAAAGGACTTTATTAGGTCAGCCACTCAAACCCTATAAACCACAGGAACAATATCTTAGTTTAATTGGGACTGGTGACAAACGGGCGATCGCCTCCAAAGGATCTGTTACCACACCCCCGCATCAACTCTTGTGGTGCTGGAAAGATTGGATTGACCGCCGCTTTATGGCACGATTTAGATTTGGGGAGGGGATAAGAGATGCCAATAGATGGTAA
- a CDS encoding SAM-dependent methyltransferase: protein MNFQLQSIIPWGRSMLEYIQMFDLTPDELKSNILDCAGGPASFNAEMTIQGYKVISCDPVYQFTADEIAQRIQETYEIVIQGVKANQECYVWQNIQSPEMMGEIRMKAMVQFLGDFPKGINQKRYVKDELPVLPFATNQFDLALCSHLLFTYSEQLSADFHLASIGEMCRVAKEVRIFPLLQLSGELSPWLQPVINELQQRGYAVEIKQVAYEFQKNGNQMLRVNSDS, encoded by the coding sequence ATGAATTTTCAACTCCAAAGCATCATTCCTTGGGGACGTTCAATGCTGGAATATATCCAGATGTTTGATTTAACTCCTGACGAACTCAAGTCAAATATACTCGATTGTGCTGGTGGTCCTGCTAGTTTCAATGCAGAAATGACAATTCAAGGCTACAAAGTTATCTCTTGTGACCCAGTTTATCAATTCACCGCCGATGAAATTGCTCAACGCATTCAAGAAACTTATGAAATAGTCATCCAAGGTGTGAAAGCCAATCAAGAATGCTATGTTTGGCAGAATATCCAATCACCAGAAATGATGGGTGAAATTCGCATGAAAGCAATGGTTCAATTTTTAGGAGATTTCCCTAAAGGAATTAATCAAAAGCGTTATGTAAAAGATGAATTACCTGTTTTACCTTTTGCCACAAATCAATTTGATTTAGCTTTGTGTTCCCACTTATTATTTACCTATTCTGAGCAACTTTCAGCAGATTTTCATTTAGCATCGATTGGGGAAATGTGCCGAGTTGCTAAGGAAGTACGCATTTTTCCACTGTTACAATTATCTGGTGAATTATCTCCCTGGCTGCAACCAGTTATAAATGAATTACAACAACGGGGATATGCGGTAGAAATTAAACAAGTTGCTTATGAATTTCAAAAGAATGGTAACCAAATGCTGCGTGTCAACTCAGATAGCTGA